A segment of the Salmo trutta chromosome 3, fSalTru1.1, whole genome shotgun sequence genome:
GAGCAAGACATACTTTTTAGGAGTAAGTAGGAGTTACTGTTTGCAGTGCTGTTTCCAGAGTACTGTTTCCAGCCCCTTCCATGTTCACCAATCCCCAGTGGGCTCCGATGGAGGTGATCCCAGCACCGTTGAAGCGACCACTGAGCAGCCTCAGCTCATTGCCCATGTTGGCTGGGTAGAAGTTGAAAGAGACTTGGTTGGGCTGGCCGGCTGACAGAGTGCGCCCCATGTTGGTGGTTAACACCAGCTTGCAGATGTAGTCTGCTGGGTTGTACTTCCCAGACACCTCGACGATGGCCTCATCATTAAACAGCTCCATCTCCTGCTTTTCACCCCCTTCGCGACCGAACACAGGAGACCAGGTGGAGCCGTATCTCAGCTGGAACCTAAAACAGAGGAAGCTTTTCACGTTGGTTGTGTTTTGATAAGGCACATTCAGACCGAGAGAGCAGGTAGCGTCAGAGAATATCAAGGAATGACATTTTACATTGTACTCTGGGTTAGATAAGATAACAATATTGTCTGGTCATGTACTGAATATGTAATTAACACAACAATTAAatacagaaagaaagacagaaagaaagaaagaaagaaagtgtgTCTCTT
Coding sequences within it:
- the LOC115185246 gene encoding zymogen granule membrane protein 16-like; translation: MFSILVVTVFLASCLAMPIKDPYSYSSAVGQGLGTPFASYGEGRITGVRVWEINNNYYYYYYYYNSNAYISGFQLRYGSTWSPVFGREGGEKQEMELFNDEAIVEVSGKYNPADYICKLVLTTNMGRTLSAGQPNQVSFNFYPANMGNELRLLSGRFNGAGITSIGAHWGLVNMEGAGNSTLETALQTVTPTYS